The following are encoded in a window of Acidobacteriota bacterium genomic DNA:
- a CDS encoding molybdopterin-dependent oxidoreductase, whose protein sequence is MSRQPAPRITTCPLCEAMCGLLVEVDGRRIRSVRGDPDDPFSRGYVCPKAAALADLHHDPERIRTPLIRTGSDWREASWDEALDRAAGGLAGVRRRHGRDAVGLYYGNPVAHNLGLLTHGLAFRRAFGTRNVYSASSADQLPQMLAALRMFGHFGLIPVPDVDRTDFFLVIGANPLVSNGSLMSAPDMRRRLAGIRARGGRVVVVDPRRTETADAADTHLAIRPGADALLLAALLQVIFAQGRVRLGRLAGRVNGIDALAALVGDLTPERVAPRTGIAPAAIRRLAVDFAHAERAACYGRVGLCTQRHGTLAAWLQQALNLATGRLDEVGGMLLPTPAVDVLGILARLGWRGTFDRWRSGARNLPEFGGELPVAGLADEIEHAGPRSVRALLTVAGNPVLSAPNGRRLERALGTLEHMVAVDLYLNETTRHAHVLLPPAPPLARPHYDLALNAFAVRNVAKYAEPAVPGSPAQRHDWEILAELGGRALAPRPLRRLVTRAARALRPERVLDLLLRLGPHDLTLARLRATPHGVDLGPLQPGRLAGRVATPDGRIDIAPEAFVREARNRLLPEADGDGASGLVLIGRRQSRSNNSWMHNSRRLVKGPARCTLLVHPEDAEARRLLTGDLAEIGSAAGSVTVPVEVTDSMRPGVVSLPHGWGHDREGSRLGVARAHAGASANDVTSELHLDTLSGNAAFNGLPVTVRRRP, encoded by the coding sequence ATGAGCCGGCAACCGGCGCCGCGCATCACGACCTGTCCGCTCTGCGAGGCGATGTGCGGCCTGCTGGTCGAGGTCGACGGCCGGCGCATCCGGTCGGTCCGCGGCGATCCCGACGATCCCTTCAGCCGCGGCTATGTCTGCCCGAAGGCGGCGGCGCTCGCCGATCTGCACCACGATCCCGAGCGTATTCGGACGCCCCTCATCCGCACGGGCTCGGACTGGCGCGAGGCTTCCTGGGACGAGGCCCTCGATCGCGCCGCCGGCGGGCTGGCCGGCGTCCGCCGCCGGCACGGCCGCGATGCGGTCGGGCTCTACTACGGCAATCCCGTCGCGCACAACCTCGGCCTGCTGACCCACGGGCTCGCCTTTCGGCGGGCGTTCGGGACGCGCAACGTCTACTCGGCGAGCTCCGCCGATCAGCTTCCGCAGATGCTGGCCGCGTTGCGCATGTTCGGACACTTCGGGCTGATCCCGGTGCCGGACGTGGACCGGACCGACTTCTTTCTCGTCATCGGCGCCAATCCCCTCGTCTCCAACGGCAGCCTCATGAGCGCGCCCGACATGCGCCGCCGCCTCGCCGGCATCCGGGCGCGCGGCGGGCGCGTGGTGGTCGTCGATCCGCGCCGCACCGAGACCGCCGACGCGGCGGACACGCATCTCGCCATCCGGCCGGGCGCCGACGCCCTCTTGCTGGCCGCCCTGCTGCAGGTGATCTTCGCGCAGGGACGGGTGCGCCTCGGCCGGCTGGCGGGCCGCGTCAACGGTATCGATGCGCTGGCCGCTCTCGTCGGCGATCTGACTCCCGAGCGCGTGGCCCCGCGCACCGGGATCGCCCCCGCGGCGATACGCCGCCTCGCGGTCGACTTCGCGCACGCCGAACGGGCCGCGTGCTACGGCCGCGTGGGGCTCTGCACGCAGCGCCACGGGACGCTCGCGGCGTGGCTGCAACAGGCGCTGAACCTGGCGACCGGCCGGCTGGACGAGGTCGGCGGCATGCTGCTGCCGACGCCTGCCGTCGACGTGCTGGGCATTCTCGCCCGACTGGGCTGGCGCGGGACCTTCGACCGCTGGCGGAGCGGCGCGCGGAATCTGCCGGAGTTCGGCGGCGAACTGCCGGTCGCGGGGCTGGCGGACGAGATCGAGCACGCCGGCCCGCGGTCGGTCCGCGCGTTGCTGACCGTGGCCGGCAACCCGGTCCTGTCAGCCCCGAACGGACGGCGCCTCGAGCGGGCGCTGGGGACGCTGGAGCACATGGTCGCGGTCGATCTCTACCTCAACGAGACCACGCGCCACGCCCACGTCCTGCTGCCGCCGGCGCCGCCGCTCGCCCGCCCGCATTACGACCTGGCGCTCAACGCCTTCGCCGTGCGCAACGTGGCGAAGTACGCCGAGCCCGCGGTTCCCGGGTCTCCGGCGCAGCGTCACGACTGGGAGATCCTGGCGGAGCTGGGTGGCCGCGCGCTCGCGCCGCGGCCGCTGCGCCGGCTGGTCACCCGGGCGGCCCGGGCGCTGCGGCCGGAGCGGGTCCTCGACCTGCTGCTGCGACTGGGGCCGCACGACCTGACGCTAGCCCGGCTGCGCGCCACGCCGCACGGTGTCGACCTCGGCCCGCTCCAGCCGGGGCGTCTCGCCGGCCGCGTCGCCACGCCGGACGGACGGATCGACATCGCTCCCGAGGCGTTCGTGCGCGAGGCGCGCAACCGCCTCCTCCCCGAGGCCGACGGCGACGGGGCGAGCGGACTGGTGCTGATCGGGAGACGCCAGTCCAGGAGCAACAACTCCTGGATGCACAACAGCCGGCGCCTGGTGAAGGGACCGGCGCGCTGCACGCTCCTCGTCCATCCCGAGGACGCGGAAGCGCGCCGGCTCCTCACCGGCGATCTGGCGGAGATCGGATCGGCGGCCGGCAGCGTGACCGTCCCGGTCGAGGTCACCGACTCGATGCGGCCCGGCGTCGTCAGCCTGCCGCACGGGTGGGGCCACGACCGCGAAGGCAGCCGCCTCGGCGTCGCACGCGCGCACGCCGGCGCGAGCGCCAACGACGTGACGAGCGAGCTTCACCTCGATACGCTGAGCGGCAACGCCGCCTTCAACGGCCTGCCGGTGACCGTGCGGCGCCGGCCCTGA
- a CDS encoding DUF3526 domain-containing protein, which produces MIALQVARRDLLEMSRDGRLRWAVGVLLLLLAVSVWVGWTRSTQAAALRRAATDVQHEAWLEKGAMHPHMAAHYGMFLFKPVPPLAAVDRGIDDYVGSFVFLEAHKQNLFAGRPAADASPGARFGELTAATALQILVPLVIVLLTFSTFAGEREQGTLRQALATGVRGWELVLGKTVAVALLLACVLLPAALLGAGLALADASEVREEVGRAAALALVYLAYFTIWGAVGLWVSARAGTSRQALAGLLAFWFATCLLAPRLGADLAGFVHPAPLATAFDADIEEDFARMIPFPQRVEAVTKRLVSEYGVAGPEALPVSPIGFALSEGEAESSHIYRRHLDALFDIYERQEQVGRIVGLLAPALALQHVSNALSGTDLAHHRRFAAAAEAYRLDLVQPLNRAIAVNDEIAQRPGDETFYAGYLRGRDLWAELPRFEYVRPPLAWAASYTWTSTATLLLWLTAATAGLLASVRRLHV; this is translated from the coding sequence ATGATCGCGCTCCAGGTCGCGCGACGGGACCTGCTGGAGATGTCGCGCGACGGTCGTCTGCGCTGGGCCGTGGGTGTGCTTCTGCTGCTGCTCGCCGTCTCCGTGTGGGTCGGCTGGACGCGCTCCACCCAGGCCGCCGCCCTGCGGCGGGCGGCTACGGACGTACAGCACGAGGCCTGGCTCGAGAAGGGGGCGATGCATCCGCACATGGCGGCCCACTACGGCATGTTCCTGTTCAAGCCCGTGCCGCCCCTGGCCGCCGTCGACCGGGGGATCGACGACTATGTCGGATCGTTCGTCTTTCTCGAAGCCCACAAGCAGAACCTCTTCGCGGGACGGCCCGCCGCCGATGCCTCCCCGGGCGCACGCTTCGGCGAGCTGACGGCCGCCACGGCGCTACAGATCCTCGTGCCGCTGGTGATCGTGCTCCTCACGTTCTCCACGTTCGCCGGCGAGCGGGAGCAGGGCACGCTGCGCCAGGCGCTCGCCACCGGTGTGCGCGGCTGGGAGCTCGTCCTTGGAAAGACCGTGGCCGTCGCCTTGCTCCTCGCCTGCGTGCTGCTTCCCGCCGCGCTACTGGGGGCAGGACTCGCGCTGGCCGACGCTTCGGAAGTGCGGGAGGAAGTGGGCCGCGCCGCCGCGCTCGCGCTCGTCTACCTCGCGTATTTCACGATCTGGGGCGCAGTGGGGCTCTGGGTGTCGGCCCGCGCGGGTACGAGCCGGCAGGCGTTGGCGGGGCTGCTCGCGTTCTGGTTCGCCACCTGTCTGCTCGCGCCGCGGCTCGGTGCCGATCTTGCGGGCTTCGTCCATCCCGCCCCGCTCGCGACGGCCTTCGACGCCGACATCGAAGAGGATTTCGCGCGGATGATCCCCTTCCCGCAGCGCGTGGAGGCGGTGACGAAGCGCCTCGTCTCCGAGTACGGCGTGGCCGGCCCCGAGGCGCTGCCGGTCAGTCCCATCGGCTTTGCGCTCTCCGAGGGCGAAGCCGAGAGCAGTCACATCTACCGCCGCCACCTCGACGCACTATTCGACATCTACGAACGGCAGGAGCAGGTCGGACGCATCGTCGGACTGCTGGCGCCGGCGCTGGCCTTGCAGCACGTCTCGAATGCGCTGTCCGGCACCGACCTCGCGCACCACCGCCGCTTCGCCGCCGCCGCGGAAGCCTATCGCCTGGACCTGGTGCAGCCGCTCAACCGCGCCATCGCCGTGAACGACGAGATCGCGCAGCGTCCCGGCGACGAGACGTTCTACGCGGGTTATCTTCGCGGTCGCGACCTCTGGGCCGAGCTGCCGCGATTCGAGTACGTGCGGCCTCCGCTGGCCTGGGCGGCGAGCTACACGTGGACATCCACCGCCACGCTCCTCCTCTGGCTGACGGCTGCCACCGCCGGCCTGCTGGCCTCGGTCCGGAGGTTGCATGTCTGA
- a CDS encoding STAS domain-containing protein: protein MAVSSLGSLPGQCQSLRLDSSSPVCGSLLCVTDTIRIDVDHERETLILTPRGRLDTTSTADFERQVMVHLGKGATRLALDFDHLDFVGSSALRIVLIAAKALRARQGRFALCNLKPHVSEVFRISGIHRVIDIYGTRNDALAAIDA from the coding sequence ATGGCGGTCTCCTCGCTGGGATCTCTCCCGGGACAATGTCAATCCCTCCGCCTCGATTCTAGCAGCCCGGTCTGCGGTAGTCTTCTCTGCGTGACCGACACGATCCGCATCGACGTGGACCACGAGAGAGAGACGCTCATCCTCACGCCGCGCGGGCGGCTGGACACCACCTCGACCGCCGATTTCGAGCGGCAGGTGATGGTCCATCTCGGCAAGGGCGCCACGCGGCTGGCCCTGGACTTCGACCACCTCGATTTCGTCGGCAGCTCCGCCCTCCGCATCGTCCTGATCGCCGCCAAGGCGCTGCGGGCACGCCAGGGGCGCTTCGCCCTGTGCAACCTCAAGCCGCACGTCTCCGAGGTCTTTCGCATCTCCGGCATCCACCGCGTCATCGACATCTACGGCACCCGGAACGACGCTCTCGCGGCCATCGACGCTTGA
- a CDS encoding ABC transporter permease, with protein sequence MSTQTTYRFEPGASRGWLKHFELSWRALRRAPSFAVPAVVTIALGIGAATAVFSLVYAILLRPFPYPDADRLVRVFTVAEGEQGAERNCSLLDIEEYNRRSTLLENIGGYTVFDSQIEGDGLAEAVVIAQLNQEAMHAVGVQPALGRLFTEEEDRTGGPVNKAILGHGLWQRRYGGAPDALGSMIRLPMGEFEVVGVMPAGYGYPDRATLWLTMESWYALGLDTYREKQRDQRWYPTVARLAPGVSLEQAQDEMGAVARQLAAEFPTTNQDVGVRLVPLRDAEVGEVRPYLALLAGGVSLVLLICIFNVANLLLARALTQHKQYVVQAALGAGRFELTKGFLAESLLLAAVGGASGAAVAWVAVRAFQTLLPDSLPMWMHITVDPHVLAFCFAATVLSGLALGVAPAVMGSRVNLTEALKDGTRGSSGDSWGRSALVVTEVAASLLLLLGAGLLMKTFVQMQNADHGFEAENLIVANVRNSQFSQAPRAERSALLAAYHERVLARLHAIPGVESAAVTNSLPYTGGALRHGRLRVQGLAEEETQFLLPTTGADVSWDYFEAMRIPLTAGRFFERTDASDNAPVVIVNEVGARALFGERNPIGQMVQWGDTVGPSNPYCRVVGVVGDVKHEGAERDAIELYYPFTQWPVGGGYYVLRTRLDQTAVSSAIREAISQEDRNAAIVSIQSMTERIDGALWQRRLWGVLFSVFAALALLLASVGLYGLLSYSVAVRARDIGIRLALGATPAGVRAMVVRRGMALVLLGLAIGLVLSVGALRTIAHLLVDVAVLDWAIYAPVAGCLTAAGLLASLWPAVRASRLDPAQSLRSE encoded by the coding sequence ATGTCAACGCAAACGACGTATCGCTTCGAGCCGGGCGCCTCGCGAGGTTGGCTCAAGCATTTCGAGCTGTCGTGGCGAGCATTGCGGCGCGCGCCTTCGTTCGCCGTTCCCGCGGTGGTGACCATAGCCCTGGGAATCGGGGCTGCGACGGCTGTGTTCAGCCTGGTCTACGCGATACTTCTCCGTCCGTTCCCCTATCCGGACGCGGACCGCCTGGTGCGCGTGTTCACCGTGGCGGAGGGCGAGCAGGGGGCGGAGAGAAACTGCTCGCTGCTCGATATCGAAGAGTACAACCGGCGTTCGACCCTGCTGGAGAACATCGGCGGGTACACCGTCTTCGATTCGCAGATCGAGGGCGACGGTTTGGCGGAAGCCGTCGTCATCGCGCAGTTGAACCAGGAAGCCATGCACGCGGTGGGAGTGCAACCGGCCCTGGGTCGGCTCTTCACCGAAGAGGAAGATCGCACGGGCGGACCGGTGAACAAGGCGATACTCGGCCATGGGCTGTGGCAACGTCGTTACGGCGGTGCGCCCGACGCGCTGGGGAGCATGATCCGGCTGCCCATGGGAGAGTTCGAAGTGGTCGGGGTGATGCCCGCGGGATACGGGTACCCGGACCGGGCGACGCTGTGGCTCACGATGGAGAGCTGGTACGCGCTGGGGCTGGACACCTATCGCGAGAAGCAGCGTGATCAACGGTGGTACCCGACCGTCGCGCGCCTCGCGCCCGGCGTATCTCTCGAGCAGGCGCAGGACGAGATGGGCGCCGTGGCCCGGCAACTCGCGGCAGAGTTTCCCACGACCAACCAGGACGTCGGTGTTCGTCTCGTGCCTCTGCGCGACGCCGAGGTGGGCGAGGTGCGTCCCTACCTGGCGTTGCTGGCCGGCGGTGTGTCGTTGGTGCTGCTGATCTGCATCTTCAACGTCGCGAATCTGCTGCTCGCACGAGCTCTCACGCAGCACAAGCAGTACGTGGTGCAGGCGGCGCTGGGGGCGGGACGGTTCGAGCTGACGAAGGGATTCCTGGCCGAGAGCCTGCTGCTCGCCGCCGTCGGGGGTGCCAGCGGCGCCGCCGTCGCGTGGGTGGCCGTCCGCGCGTTCCAGACACTGCTGCCCGACTCGCTGCCGATGTGGATGCACATCACGGTCGACCCGCATGTGCTGGCATTCTGCTTCGCGGCGACGGTGCTCAGCGGGCTGGCGCTCGGGGTCGCGCCTGCCGTAATGGGTTCGCGAGTGAATCTTACCGAGGCGCTGAAGGACGGCACGCGGGGGAGCTCGGGCGATTCCTGGGGGCGCTCCGCGCTCGTCGTGACGGAAGTGGCCGCCTCGCTGCTGCTCTTGCTGGGTGCGGGACTCCTGATGAAGACGTTCGTGCAGATGCAGAACGCGGATCACGGTTTCGAGGCCGAGAATCTGATCGTGGCGAACGTGCGCAACAGCCAGTTCTCGCAAGCGCCGCGCGCGGAACGATCGGCGCTGCTCGCGGCGTATCACGAGCGGGTGCTGGCGCGACTGCATGCCATCCCCGGGGTCGAGAGCGCGGCGGTCACCAACTCGCTCCCCTATACGGGCGGCGCGTTGCGGCACGGACGGCTTCGGGTTCAGGGCCTGGCGGAGGAGGAAACGCAGTTTCTGTTGCCGACGACCGGAGCCGATGTCTCGTGGGACTACTTCGAAGCGATGCGGATTCCCTTGACGGCAGGTCGGTTCTTCGAGCGCACCGACGCGAGCGACAACGCGCCGGTGGTCATCGTCAACGAGGTCGGCGCAAGAGCGCTCTTCGGCGAGCGGAACCCGATCGGGCAGATGGTGCAGTGGGGAGACACCGTGGGACCGTCGAACCCGTACTGCCGCGTCGTCGGGGTGGTCGGTGACGTCAAGCATGAGGGCGCGGAGCGTGACGCGATCGAACTGTACTACCCGTTCACGCAATGGCCGGTGGGCGGCGGCTACTACGTCTTGCGCACGCGTCTGGACCAGACCGCGGTGTCAAGCGCGATTCGGGAAGCGATCTCGCAGGAGGACCGGAACGCGGCCATCGTCTCGATCCAGAGCATGACGGAACGAATCGACGGCGCGCTGTGGCAGCGAAGGCTCTGGGGCGTATTGTTCTCGGTGTTTGCGGCGTTGGCGCTGTTGCTCGCCAGCGTCGGGTTGTACGGATTGCTGAGCTACTCCGTTGCGGTGCGCGCGCGGGACATCGGGATCCGGTTGGCGCTCGGGGCAACGCCGGCGGGCGTACGGGCCATGGTCGTTCGACGCGGAATGGCATTGGTCCTGCTCGGACTCGCGATCGGGCTGGTGCTCTCGGTGGGAGCTCTCCGTACGATCGCGCACTTGTTGGTCGATGTTGCCGTGCTCGACTGGGCCATCTACGCGCCGGTGGCGGGCTGTCTGACAGCAGCCGGACTCTTGGCGTCGCTGTGGCCGGCCGTCCGGGCTTCGCGGCTCGACCCCGCGCAGTCACTGAGGAGCGAATAG
- a CDS encoding DUF3526 domain-containing protein encodes MSERSGTLGTVLRHEWRLLRADRAVVTVLVLFVALAAYALGTGERRASAHRSALERVAEAGRRTVAELRQQAMDAERRLGAPSDRPPEYGPRDPEFVLAATRQRNVVLPPSPHEALAVGRTDLYPDVYSVMTLEIGINPYPQALPSKGAGPIFGRAIENVTSPRRLLVGHFDLLFVMVYGYPLIIALTCNLLATEREEGTLALVLAQPIRLRTLVAAKIALRGVLIVGLALLCPVIGIAASTGFAAPGDGTRLLLWAATVVLYGAFWLALAAWINASGRGSAHNVMVLAVLWIVLVVVLPSALTLAATELHPVPPRIELVEAARRARNEARVTANEEALRRQFLERHRDRIHDQASMHAAMTTIVEPAPVGNPLLDGFFARHPKLAGDRRFTQMSLFYVLLAAQEEAVARRTAAVRDRIADSLVSRRAFLDRWAWLAPASLVQRVLSDAAGTGEARYRRFFELAAVYQAEQRAFFWPRVFHAAALSPADYDRLPTFEYVEEPAGSIVRRSLAALAALAAFAAFGTSGAVVAFRRFCAV; translated from the coding sequence ATGTCTGAGCGTTCGGGCACGTTGGGCACGGTGCTTCGCCACGAATGGCGCCTGCTGCGCGCCGATCGCGCCGTGGTCACGGTGCTCGTCCTCTTCGTCGCCCTCGCGGCTTATGCGCTGGGCACCGGGGAACGGCGCGCCTCCGCGCACCGTTCCGCCCTCGAGCGGGTGGCCGAGGCAGGCCGCCGGACCGTGGCCGAGCTCCGGCAACAGGCCATGGACGCCGAACGTCGTCTGGGGGCGCCGTCGGACCGGCCACCCGAATACGGCCCTCGCGATCCGGAGTTCGTGCTCGCCGCGACGCGGCAGCGGAACGTCGTCCTGCCACCCTCCCCGCACGAGGCCCTCGCCGTCGGCCGCACGGACCTCTACCCGGACGTCTACTCGGTCATGACGCTGGAGATCGGGATCAATCCCTACCCGCAGGCACTGCCGTCGAAGGGCGCCGGGCCGATCTTCGGCCGTGCGATCGAGAACGTGACCAGCCCGCGCAGGCTGCTCGTCGGTCACTTCGATCTGCTGTTCGTGATGGTCTACGGCTATCCGTTGATCATCGCGCTCACCTGCAACCTGCTCGCCACCGAGCGCGAGGAGGGCACGCTGGCGCTCGTACTTGCCCAGCCCATCCGGCTGCGGACGCTGGTGGCCGCGAAGATCGCGTTGCGCGGCGTGCTGATCGTCGGCCTCGCCCTCCTGTGCCCGGTGATCGGGATCGCCGCATCGACCGGCTTCGCCGCGCCCGGTGACGGCACGCGCCTGCTGCTGTGGGCCGCCACTGTCGTGCTCTACGGCGCCTTCTGGCTCGCGCTCGCGGCCTGGATCAACGCATCCGGCCGCGGCTCCGCGCACAACGTGATGGTGCTGGCCGTCTTGTGGATTGTCCTGGTGGTCGTGCTCCCGTCCGCGCTCACGCTCGCGGCCACCGAGCTGCACCCGGTGCCGCCTCGCATCGAGCTCGTGGAGGCCGCGCGCCGCGCGCGCAACGAGGCGCGCGTGACCGCCAACGAGGAGGCGTTGCGCCGCCAGTTCCTCGAACGGCACCGCGATCGCATCCACGACCAGGCGTCGATGCACGCGGCGATGACCACCATCGTCGAGCCGGCGCCGGTGGGCAACCCGCTGCTCGACGGTTTCTTCGCGCGGCATCCGAAGCTCGCCGGCGATCGCCGCTTCACGCAGATGAGCCTCTTCTACGTGCTGCTGGCGGCACAGGAGGAGGCGGTCGCGCGCCGCACGGCGGCGGTTCGGGATCGCATCGCCGACAGCCTGGTCTCGCGCCGCGCGTTTCTCGATCGGTGGGCATGGCTGGCGCCGGCCTCCCTCGTGCAACGCGTGCTCAGCGACGCGGCCGGTACGGGTGAGGCCCGCTATCGACGCTTCTTCGAACTGGCGGCCGTCTATCAGGCGGAGCAGCGCGCCTTTTTCTGGCCGCGTGTGTTCCATGCGGCGGCGCTCTCGCCCGCGGACTACGACCGCTTGCCGACCTTCGAGTATGTGGAAGAACCCGCCGGATCGATCGTGCGGCGGTCTCTGGCCGCGCTCGCCGCGCTCGCCGCGTTCGCCGCGTTCGGGACCTCCGGCGCGGTCGTCGCCTTCCGTCGCTTTTGCGCGGTGTGA
- a CDS encoding amidohydrolase family protein has product MRARARTQRPAAPSGPRADWLALTDEAVLEPELPIIDPHHHLWDRPGNRYLLDELLEDTNTHNVRQTVFVECTSMYRADGPEELRIVGETEFVEGVAAMSASGQYGETRVATGIVGSANLLLGDRVAPVLEAQIAASPQRFRGVRHRAAWAEPPVVARRPTGPEHLLLDPEFRRGYAHLRPYGLTFEGWLYHTHIADLADLADAFPDTTIIFNHLGGPIGIGPYAGRHDEVFEVWRPAVTELARRPNVVAKVGGIQMVVNGYGWHERDRPPTSDELLEANGDWYRHIIEAFGPRRCMFESNFPVDKLSCSYTVLWNQFKKLTQGFSADERAAMFHDTALRVYRLPRV; this is encoded by the coding sequence ATGCGCGCTCGTGCCCGGACCCAGCGCCCGGCGGCGCCGAGCGGTCCTCGCGCCGACTGGCTGGCATTGACTGACGAGGCCGTGCTGGAGCCGGAGCTGCCCATCATCGACCCGCACCACCACCTGTGGGATCGCCCGGGCAACCGCTACCTGTTGGATGAGCTGCTCGAGGACACGAACACACACAACGTCCGTCAGACCGTCTTCGTCGAGTGCACCTCGATGTATCGGGCGGACGGTCCGGAGGAGCTCCGTATCGTGGGCGAGACGGAGTTCGTGGAGGGCGTCGCCGCCATGAGCGCGAGCGGCCAGTACGGTGAGACCCGGGTGGCGACCGGCATCGTGGGATCGGCCAACCTGCTCCTCGGCGACCGCGTGGCGCCGGTGCTCGAGGCGCAGATCGCGGCCAGCCCGCAGCGCTTCCGGGGCGTCCGCCATCGGGCCGCCTGGGCGGAGCCGCCCGTCGTGGCGCGGCGTCCGACCGGACCCGAGCATCTGCTTCTCGATCCCGAGTTCCGTCGTGGCTACGCGCACCTGCGCCCCTACGGACTCACGTTCGAGGGCTGGCTTTATCACACCCACATTGCAGACCTGGCCGACCTCGCGGATGCGTTCCCCGACACGACCATCATCTTCAACCACCTCGGCGGGCCCATCGGGATCGGGCCCTACGCCGGACGCCATGACGAGGTCTTCGAGGTCTGGAGGCCGGCCGTGACCGAGCTGGCCCGACGTCCGAACGTGGTGGCGAAGGTGGGTGGGATCCAGATGGTCGTTAACGGCTACGGCTGGCACGAGCGCGACCGGCCGCCGACCTCGGACGAGTTGCTCGAGGCCAACGGCGACTGGTATCGCCACATCATCGAGGCGTTCGGGCCGCGGCGCTGCATGTTCGAGAGCAACTTCCCGGTCGACAAGCTGTCGTGCTCGTACACCGTGCTCTGGAACCAGTTCAAGAAGCTGACGCAGGGGTTCTCGGCCGACGAGCGGGCGGCGATGTTCCACGACACCGCGTTGCGGGTCTACCGGCTCCCGCGGGTCTGA
- a CDS encoding dienelactone hydrolase family protein encodes MCDERTVADHVRYLRAKGLTRREFGAVSAGAGLAMLLPRAANAQDVTESEIDVTTPDGVCDSYFVHPSSGAHPGVLIWPDAFGLRPAKRQMAKRLAESGYSVLVVNQYYRSQRAPIVDSTNFAEVAPIVRPLMGTLNAETHVRDAQAFVGFLDSQSSVDSNRKMGTMGYCMGGPITMRTAAALPDRIGAGASFHGGGLVTDQPDSPHLLVPQMTAHYLFAISEDDDEAEPEAKNVLRDVFAEAGLPAEIEVYEGALHGWCPPDTQVYHEAQAERAWSRLLALFETAL; translated from the coding sequence ATGTGTGATGAGAGAACCGTTGCCGACCACGTCAGGTACCTGCGCGCGAAGGGGCTGACCCGGCGCGAGTTCGGGGCCGTATCGGCCGGCGCCGGACTGGCGATGTTGTTGCCCCGGGCGGCCAACGCCCAGGACGTCACCGAATCCGAAATCGACGTCACGACCCCCGACGGCGTGTGCGACAGCTACTTCGTGCACCCCTCGAGCGGCGCCCATCCCGGCGTTCTCATCTGGCCCGACGCCTTCGGCCTGCGACCGGCGAAGCGGCAGATGGCGAAGCGGCTGGCGGAGTCCGGCTATTCCGTGCTGGTGGTGAACCAGTACTACCGGTCGCAGCGCGCGCCCATCGTGGACTCGACGAACTTCGCCGAGGTGGCCCCCATCGTCAGGCCGCTGATGGGCACGCTGAACGCGGAGACCCACGTGCGGGACGCGCAGGCGTTCGTGGGCTTCCTCGACAGCCAGTCGTCGGTGGACAGCAACCGGAAGATGGGGACCATGGGCTACTGCATGGGCGGCCCGATCACCATGCGGACGGCCGCGGCCCTGCCCGACCGCATCGGCGCGGGCGCCTCGTTCCACGGCGGCGGCCTCGTCACCGACCAGCCGGACAGCCCGCACCTGCTCGTGCCGCAGATGACGGCGCACTACCTGTTCGCTATTTCCGAGGACGACGACGAGGCCGAGCCCGAGGCGAAGAACGTCCTGCGCGACGTGTTCGCGGAGGCCGGGCTGCCGGCGGAGATCGAGGTGTACGAGGGCGCGCTGCACGGCTGGTGCCCGCCGGACACGCAGGTCTACCACGAGGCGCAGGCGGAGCGGGCGTGGAGCCGTCTGCTCGCCCTGTTCGAGACCGCGCTCTGA